From the Quercus lobata isolate SW786 chromosome 6, ValleyOak3.0 Primary Assembly, whole genome shotgun sequence genome, one window contains:
- the LOC115949718 gene encoding TMV resistance protein N-like, translating to MAFMDTENASSSSSSFPSSSSTPGWKYDVFLSFRGTDTRKNFTDHLYAALSQKGIFTFRDDEKLERGTFIAPELLSAIEDSRFAVVILSRDYASSSWCLIELAKIVECMEKKGLIVLPVFHYVDPSDVRNQRGAFAEAFVKHQERFKDKMEDVYTWRAALTQVASIAGWDLHDKHEAKVIEEMVRKILGKLNSTYSVIHKDLVGINSRMEEMVNLLAIGLNDVRFVGICGMGGMGKTTLARLIYKKLHYCFEGSSFLANVREESKKHGLVPLQKRLLADIFLEKNIDFLDVQWGINMIGKRLCHKRVLVILDDVDQLDQLEALVGERNWFGQGSRIIITTRYQHLLIRHEVVRVEIYKARKLNDDEALHFFSLKAFKKDYPLEGYEDLSQKVICYAQGLPLALEVLGRFLFRRSVDEWESALCRLKESPERQISDVLKITFDGLREREKNIFLDIACFFKGMEEDHVVNILQALYDKPKIDIVVLLEKSLITISFGKFWMHDLLQELGKEIVRCESPEEPGRRSRLWLTEDVIHVLKCNTGKEVVKSIFLDSPPRKEERLNAETFSKMKNLRLLKISNVHFPQGLKYLSSELRFIHWDGYPLESMPTSFEPEKLVELIMPCSLVKGLWKGIKSLERLKLIDLRDSWNLIETPDFTKVPSLEQLILQHCTRLSKIHESLGELKRLILLDLNGCKCLKSLPHKISLESLKVFILSGCSRLKTFPEIVGNMSCLLELYLDGTAIEELPLSVERLTGLIKLDLSGSAIREWSRTFPSNNLKILSLSGCEALLSKSSNRFFNFPLMPRRSTCPMGMLQRSLSGLCSLTQLDLSYCNLQAIPDVLGCLSSLTELYLMGNNFVGLPKSII from the exons ATGGCTTTTATGGACACAGAAAAcgcttcctcctcctcctcatcttttccttcttcttcttctacgcCCGGATGGAAATACGACGTCTTTCTCAGTTTCAGAGGCACCGACACCCGCAAAAACTTCACAGACCATCTATACGCGGCGTTGAGTCAGAAAGGCATATTCACATTCAGGGACGATGAAAAGCTTGAGCGAGGAACGTTCATTGCCCCTGAGCTCTTGTCAGCAATTGAAGACTCGAGATTTGCTGTTGTGATTCTCTCCAGAGACTACGCTTCGTCGAGTTGGTGCTTGATTGAGCTAGCGAAGATCGTTGAGTGCATGGAAAAGAAGGGGCTCATAGTCCTGCCAGTTTTCCACTACGTGGATCCTAGTGATGTGCGCAATCAGAGAGGGGCTTTTGCTGAAGCGTTTGTTAAACACCAAGAGCGTTTCAAAGATAAGATGGAGGATGTGTATACGTGGAGAGCTGCTTTGACACAAGTTGCTAGTATTGCTGGATGGGATTTACACGataa ACATGAGGCAAAAGTTATTGAAGAGATGGTCAGAAAAATACTTGGTAAATTGAATTCTACATACTCAGTTATTCACAAGGATCTTGTTGGAATAAACTCTCGTATGGAGGAAATGGTGAACTTATTAGCCATAGGGTTGAATGATGTTCGCTTTGTAGGAATTTGTGGTATGGGTGGAATGGGCAAAACTACTCTAGCACGACTCATTTATAAAAAACTTCATTATTGTTTTGAAGGTAGCAGCTTTCTTGCAAATGTTAGAGAGGAAAGTAAAAAACATGGTCTAGTTCCTTTACAGAAACGACTTCTTGCTGATATCTTCCTTGAAAAGAATATTGATTTTCTAGATGTTCAATGGGGAATCAATATGATAGGGAAAAGATTATGTCATAAAAGGGTTCTTGTcattcttgatgatgtggatcAACTTGATCAATTAGAAGCATTAGTAGGTGAGCGAAATTGGTTTGGTCAAGGAAGCAGAATCATTATAACAACTAGATATCAACATCTATTGATAAGGCATGAAGTGGTTAGAGTTGAAATATACAAGGCTAGGAAACTGAATGACGATGAAGCTCTTCATTTCTTTAGTTTGAAAGCCTTTAAGAAGGATTATCCATTAGAAGGTTATGAGGACTTATCCCAGAAGGTTATTTGTTATGCTCAAGGCCTTCCTTTGGCTCTTGAAGTTTTAGGTCGATTCCTATTTCGTAGAAGTGTAGATGAATGGGAAAGTGCACTATGTAGGCTAAAAGAAAGTCCTGAAAGACAAATTTCGGATGTTCTTAAAATAACTTTTGATGgcttgagggaaagagagaaaaacatatttttagacattgcttgtttctttaaGGGAATGGAAGAAGATCATGTTGTAAATATATTACAAGCTCTCTATGACAAGCCAAAAATTGATATAGTTGTTCTTCTGGAAAAGTCTCTCATAACTATctcatttggaaaattttggatGCATGATTTGCTACAAGAATTGGGTAAGGAAATTGTTCGCTGTGAATCCCCTGAAGAGCCTGGCCGACGTAGTAGGTTGTGGCTTACAGAAGATGTCATTCATGTATTGAAATGTAATACG GGAAAAGAAGTAGTTAAAAGCATATTTCTTGACTCACCTCCAAGAAAAGAGGAACGCTTGAATGCTGAAACCTTCTCAAAGATGAAAAACTTGAGATTACTTAAAATCAGTAATGTGCACTTTCCTCAAGGGCTCAAGTATCTTTCTAGCGAGTTACGTTTTATTCACTGGGATGGATATCCTTTAGAATCCATGCCAACAAGTTTTGAGCCAGAAAAACTTGTTGAACTCATTATGCCTTGCAGCCTTGTCAAAGGATTATGGAAAGGAATCaag AGTTTAGAGAGGTTAAAACTCATTGACCTTCGTGACTCTTGGAACTTGATTGAGACTCCAGACTTCACCAAAGTCCCAAGTCTTGAGCAGTTGATTCTTCAACATTGTACAAGATTGTCAAAGATTCATGAATCCCTTGGAGAACTCAAACGGCTTATTCTATTAGATTTGAATGGTTGTAAATGTCTTAAAAGCCTTCCACACAAGATTAGCTTGGAGTCACTTAAAGTTTTTATTCTTTCTGGCTGTTCAAGACTAAAAACGTTTCCAGAGATTGTGGGAAATATGTCATGTTTGTTGGAACTTTATTTGGATGGAACTGCTATAGAAGAACTTCCATTATCAGTTGAGCGTTTAACCGGCCTTATTAAATTGGATCTAAGTGGAAGTGCTATAAGAGAATGGTCCCGCACTTTTCCCTCCAACAATCTTAAAATACTTTCTCTCTCTGGATGTGAAGCACTATTATCTAAATCATCGAATAGGTTTTTCAACTTTCCTCTAATGCCAAGAAGAAGTACTTGTCCCATGGGCATGTTACAGCGTTCTTTATCAGGCTTATGCTCTTTGACCCAGCTGGATCTAAGTTATTGCAATCTTCAAGCAATCCCCGATGTTCTTGGTTGCCTATCCTCTTTAACAGAATTATACCTAATGGGAAATAATTTTGTTGGTCTTCCTAAAAGTATCATTTGA